One genomic window of Candidatus Cloacimonas sp. includes the following:
- a CDS encoding choice-of-anchor J domain-containing protein, with protein EGFENGNTHNTAISGWTQVSVSGSNAWTANNSLTDYNRSPLTGSWNAFLRWSNSRWMFKPIQLQAGIAYRAIVYARQDGSNSTDASIKICYGASATVAGMTNEIMPSTGIINGGYQRLEGTFVPATNGLFYLGILGTINSIPWYISIDDITIEEIPQIPICSVNPESYNFGELIMGLTSSQQFTITNTGGATLYINNLYTTNNSYSISQQPGDLELSVNESTTFTVLFNPLEGGTQTGTVVICYNGDEKTIELTGSCIDTTINTFPYTQSFESGGGNWIVTAGAGATYYWELVQYDAAHGAVSAYDGSYFTRLNVYNADDDYNPYCLISPPLNLSTGNKRLSYWAWIGANGYPAPMDVQISTDNQATWTTIYSHDLSVTNTWFNNIISLADYSSSHIYIRYRALSNYGYLSCNLGLDKITIEDIPEIPILSYTPTEINFPYTNVKSVTNYTNVTITNLGGGVLSLNESSFTLQGNNPDDFEINYLNLPASLGTGQSVNIPVRFKPLSEGNKTAILRISDGLRSGYDVSLTGYAAGQYVLCENFEGAFPTQDWTSPATSWIKKTDFSHTGTGSVSAGYASGEWWLVTPKLRPTNGANTLTFWYRDYSSESNWDYNDEYTYVMISESTDFSAATTIWTGNYQTFTTSWQQASISISAYNGKDIYIAFKHIATNGNYRMIDDITGVHIAPPSSVPNPAIIVSPADEAVNVSLSQTLNWTSGGGSPRGYYLSFGSVIPPFIYLNNVDMGTVTSYAPNLDINKKYWWKVVPYNETGNAENCATWTFTTIGDPTIRHYPYTQNFEEETFPPLGWTTIVHSGNEIIQDATKNHSNPGQYSVRFSSYSQSDDYNQYLFTAPVFVMAPYFKLTFWHRKENTSEETLEWGISTNTNPANFTWNPVTLSSSEWQRTEINLRSYIGRTVYIGFHYYGNYKYYVYLDDIKINAVIPANVPTPIEDIVINPTIDLDLDESVDETNSIVQSLPNYAALNNPVVLGLIGTETASITFEVGSGTWYGICYYGGEWHHSIPYPCTVEEGATGIITFENVDFGAKGEIITVLDEGQNPTLPVELSAFTLNLNPQRGINIMWVTQSETEVNGYYIYRANADTLGQAIVISPLIRATNTSQQQVYIYTDKEIYQSGTYYYWLETQDFDGVSGFYGSLSINYDNGNNGTPEIPLVTGIRSIYPNPFNPSTTINYELSKTAEVKIEIYNIRGQLVRSYAFGKKERGRYKLLWEGDDANRQPCGTGMYFIRMQADKENSIRKVTLLK; from the coding sequence GAGGGCTTTGAAAATGGAAATACTCATAACACAGCTATTTCTGGCTGGACTCAAGTAAGCGTAAGCGGTTCTAATGCATGGACTGCCAATAATTCCTTAACTGATTATAATCGTTCTCCCCTCACCGGCTCTTGGAATGCTTTCTTGCGTTGGAGTAATAGCCGATGGATGTTCAAACCCATTCAATTGCAAGCCGGGATTGCTTATAGAGCTATAGTTTACGCCAGGCAGGATGGTTCAAATTCCACCGATGCAAGTATTAAAATATGCTATGGTGCTTCAGCTACTGTGGCTGGAATGACTAACGAAATTATGCCTTCCACAGGTATAATAAATGGTGGTTATCAGAGGTTGGAAGGCACTTTTGTTCCTGCTACTAACGGATTATTTTATCTTGGTATTTTAGGAACTATCAATTCTATTCCCTGGTATATCTCCATTGATGACATTACTATTGAAGAGATTCCCCAAATTCCTATCTGTTCTGTTAACCCCGAGTCCTATAATTTTGGAGAACTAATTATGGGCTTAACCTCCTCTCAACAATTTACTATTACTAATACCGGCGGAGCTACTTTATATATAAATAACCTATATACTACGAATAATTCTTATTCTATCAGTCAACAACCTGGTGATTTGGAACTCTCTGTAAATGAATCAACTACTTTCACTGTTCTCTTTAACCCTCTGGAGGGTGGAACTCAAACAGGAACAGTGGTTATATGTTATAATGGAGATGAAAAAACAATTGAACTTACCGGAAGCTGTATTGATACAACGATTAATACTTTTCCTTACACTCAAAGCTTTGAAAGTGGAGGTGGAAACTGGATAGTTACTGCAGGTGCAGGAGCAACTTATTATTGGGAATTAGTTCAATATGATGCTGCTCATGGAGCTGTTTCTGCTTATGACGGTTCTTACTTTACGCGTTTAAATGTTTATAATGCTGATGATGATTATAATCCTTATTGTCTTATTTCTCCTCCCTTGAACTTAAGCACTGGTAATAAAAGATTAAGTTATTGGGCTTGGATTGGAGCAAATGGTTATCCTGCTCCAATGGATGTGCAAATATCAACAGATAATCAAGCAACCTGGACTACAATCTATAGCCACGACCTTTCCGTTACCAACACTTGGTTCAATAATATCATTTCCCTCGCTGACTATTCTTCTTCCCATATTTATATTAGATATAGAGCGCTAAGCAATTATGGATATTTATCTTGTAATTTGGGATTGGATAAAATAACAATTGAAGATATTCCGGAAATTCCTATTTTGAGCTATACCCCTACGGAAATTAATTTTCCATACACCAATGTTAAAAGTGTTACCAATTATACCAATGTAACGATTACTAATTTAGGAGGAGGAGTATTAAGCTTGAATGAATCAAGTTTTACCCTGCAGGGTAATAATCCCGATGATTTTGAAATAAACTACTTAAACCTTCCTGCGAGTTTGGGAACAGGACAAAGTGTAAATATTCCTGTTCGGTTTAAGCCACTATCTGAAGGTAATAAAACAGCTATTTTGAGAATTAGTGACGGACTTCGTTCCGGCTATGATGTATCTCTAACTGGTTATGCAGCAGGCCAATATGTGCTTTGTGAAAATTTTGAAGGAGCTTTTCCTACTCAGGATTGGACCTCACCTGCTACATCCTGGATAAAAAAAACCGACTTCTCCCATACGGGAACTGGTTCTGTCTCAGCTGGTTACGCTTCAGGCGAATGGTGGTTGGTAACCCCTAAATTAAGGCCGACTAACGGAGCAAATACTTTAACTTTTTGGTATAGGGACTATTCTTCAGAATCCAACTGGGATTATAATGATGAATATACTTATGTAATGATTTCCGAAAGCACTGATTTTTCAGCTGCCACAACTATCTGGACTGGAAATTATCAGACCTTTACAACTTCCTGGCAACAGGCGTCTATATCCATAAGTGCATATAACGGTAAAGATATTTATATTGCCTTCAAGCATATTGCCACAAATGGTAACTATCGGATGATAGATGATATTACAGGTGTGCATATAGCTCCTCCGTCATCTGTTCCCAATCCGGCAATTATTGTAAGTCCTGCTGATGAAGCTGTAAATGTTTCTTTATCTCAAACCTTGAATTGGACAAGTGGAGGTGGTTCACCCAGAGGTTATTATTTATCCTTTGGAAGTGTTATTCCTCCATTTATATATTTAAATAATGTGGATATGGGAACTGTTACCAGCTATGCTCCAAATCTTGATATAAACAAAAAATACTGGTGGAAGGTAGTTCCATATAATGAAACAGGAAATGCGGAAAATTGTGCAACCTGGACTTTTACTACAATAGGAGATCCTACTATTAGACATTATCCCTATACACAAAATTTTGAAGAGGAAACATTTCCTCCCCTCGGATGGACTACTATAGTTCATAGTGGAAATGAAATTATCCAGGATGCTACTAAAAACCATTCCAATCCTGGACAGTATTCCGTTCGGTTCAGTTCGTATAGTCAATCTGATGACTATAATCAATATCTGTTTACAGCACCGGTCTTTGTTATGGCTCCGTATTTCAAACTTACCTTCTGGCACAGAAAAGAAAATACCAGTGAGGAAACTCTGGAATGGGGAATATCCACTAATACTAACCCTGCAAATTTCACTTGGAATCCTGTTACTTTAAGTAGTAGTGAGTGGCAAAGAACGGAAATAAATTTAAGAAGTTATATCGGAAGAACAGTTTACATCGGTTTCCATTATTATGGAAATTACAAATACTATGTTTACCTTGATGATATAAAAATAAATGCTGTTATTCCTGCTAATGTCCCTACTCCTATAGAGGATATTGTTATCAATCCTACCATAGATTTAGACCTTGATGAAAGTGTAGATGAAACAAATTCAATTGTGCAATCTTTACCCAATTACGCTGCACTTAATAATCCTGTAGTGCTGGGTTTAATAGGAACTGAAACAGCCAGTATAACATTTGAAGTAGGTTCCGGAACCTGGTATGGCATTTGTTATTATGGTGGTGAGTGGCATCATTCAATTCCTTATCCTTGCACTGTTGAAGAAGGCGCAACAGGAATTATAACTTTTGAAAATGTGGATTTTGGAGCAAAGGGTGAAATAATCACTGTTTTGGATGAAGGTCAAAATCCTACTCTACCTGTAGAACTATCCGCTTTTACTCTAAACCTTAATCCTCAAAGAGGAATAAATATAATGTGGGTTACCCAATCAGAAACTGAAGTGAATGGATATTACATATATAGGGCAAATGCAGATACACTCGGTCAGGCAATTGTAATTAGCCCCCTTATCAGAGCAACAAATACTTCCCAACAGCAAGTGTATATATATACTGATAAAGAAATATATCAGTCCGGAACATATTATTACTGGCTGGAAACACAAGATTTTGATGGTGTTTCCGGTTTTTACGGTTCTCTTAGTATTAATTATGATAATGGCAATAATGGCACACCGGAAATACCTTTGGTTACAGGAATTCGCTCTATTTATCCCAATCCTTTCAATCCTTCCACCACAATCAATTACGAACTTAGCAAAACAGCAGAAGTGAAAATTGAAATATACAATATCAGGGGACAATTGGTTCGTTCTTATGCCTTCGGTAAAAAAGAAAGAGGTAGATATAAATTACTCTGGGAAGGTGATGATGCTAACAGACAACCCTGCGGAACAGGTATGTATTTTATTAGAATGCAAGCAGATAAAGAAAACAGCATAAGAAAGGTTACTCTTTTGAAATGA